In Mycobacterium sp. Aquia_216, a genomic segment contains:
- the pgl gene encoding 6-phosphogluconolactonase: MSRIVEVFPDSESLVDAAGQRLVDTIRAAVAARGRALIVLTGGGNGIGLLKYLRAHADRIDWSKVHLFWGDERYVPEDDGERNEKQAREALLDHIDIPSSNVHPMAASDGEFGSDLVAAALAYEQLLAANAEPGEQVPNFDVHLLGMGPEGHINSLFPDTAAVLETARMVVSVDDSPKPPPRRITLTIPAIRRSREVWLLVSGAAKGEAAAAAIGGAEPVSIPAAGAVGLETTLWLLDAEAAAELPS, from the coding sequence GTGAGCAGAATTGTTGAAGTCTTCCCGGACAGCGAATCCCTGGTCGACGCCGCGGGGCAGCGGTTGGTCGACACCATCCGGGCCGCCGTGGCGGCGCGCGGACGCGCCTTGATCGTGCTGACCGGCGGCGGCAACGGCATCGGACTGCTGAAGTATCTGCGCGCCCACGCCGACCGGATCGACTGGTCGAAGGTTCACCTCTTCTGGGGCGACGAGCGCTATGTTCCCGAGGACGACGGCGAGCGCAACGAGAAGCAGGCCCGCGAGGCGCTGCTCGATCACATCGACATCCCGTCGAGCAACGTGCATCCGATGGCCGCCAGTGACGGCGAGTTCGGCAGCGATCTCGTCGCCGCGGCGCTGGCCTACGAGCAACTGTTGGCGGCCAACGCCGAACCCGGCGAGCAGGTACCGAACTTCGATGTCCACCTGCTGGGCATGGGGCCCGAGGGCCACATCAACTCGCTGTTCCCCGACACCGCGGCGGTGTTGGAGACCGCCCGCATGGTGGTGTCCGTCGACGACTCCCCCAAGCCGCCGCCGCGACGAATCACCCTGACGATCCCGGCGATCCGGCGTTCCCGCGAGGTGTGGTTGCTGGTCTCCGGGGCCGCCAAGGGTGAGGCCGCCGCCGCTGCCATCGGAGGTGCCGAACCGGTTTCGATACCGGCCGCCGGAGCCGTTGGGCTCGAGACGACGCTCTGGCTGCTCGACGCGGAGGCCGCCGCCGAGCTTCCCTCCTGA